Proteins encoded together in one Psilocybe cubensis strain MGC-MH-2018 chromosome 8, whole genome shotgun sequence window:
- a CDS encoding hypothetical protein (Uncharacterized protein YEL023C) has translation MSNDETTPLLNKMQSDAVENLKGDIRTYPPEHEGGYRTLVLLFDGTGDTDDGDISNVIALRNMLHPRNDPKKQLVYYQTGIGTYNPHFPGLKVKVPLVSDVSRTLDSAIAWSLDYHVVEAYQWLIDNYQENDKICLFGFSRGAYTARAQVDSVSAMINKVGLLPQARKDKAWDAYKSFTKEGPDTWTDSKAFRKENESRGVIIEFVGVWDTVNSVGTVSARKLPFTASNGSVRTFRHAVALDEHRSRFRSNMWNPPKTDPKKQPWPLVTDVDQVWFAGAHCDVGGGSVPNGTRPNLAHIALRWMVRECFKTKNGMTFDPAEIRSIGINPDMLYPKVVERPAALEPTPDLKPSTDTIKKPGVIQSAGSWLKSWFVTPPEPEKPDYSVYETYSEEKLDLIDALAPIYDQLIVNKAKWWLLENTWLKGYSPQEKRDVWRRNLGRGRTILPPVDAELTDPVKAKAKHQVPLDPRWAKLRVHRTVRTRMACAGDDKNPPYIPKALMNGETTLDKLDPELIQWVD, from the exons ATGTCGAACGATGAGACTACCCCGCTGCTGAACAAGATGCAGTCTGACGCGGTGGAGAACTTGAAAGGCGATATCCGCACGTACCCGCCTGAGCATGAGGGCGGGTATAGGACCCTTGTTTTGTTGTTTGATGGAACGGGGGATAC AGACGATGGTGAT ATTTCTAATGTTATTGCATTGAGAAATATGCTTCATCCGAGGAACGACCCCAAGAAGCAGTTGGTGTATTATcag ACTGGAATCGGGACGTACAATCCACACTTCCCAGGGTTGAAAGTTAAGGTTCCACTCGTTAGCGACGTGTCCAGG ACGTTGGACAGTGCTATTGCTTGGAGTTTGGATTATCATGTTGTAG AGGCCTACCAGTGGCTCATTGATAATT ACCAGGAAAATGATAAGATTTGCCTGTTTG GTTTCTCCCGGGGTGCATACACCGCTAGAGCGCAAGTGGACTC TGTCAGCGCGATGATCAACAAAGTTGGTCTGCTTCCTCAGGCCCGCAAGGATAAAGCCTGGGATGCGTACAAGTCGTTCACGAAAGAAGGCCCGGACACATGGACGGATTCCAAGGCCTTCCGCAAGGAAAACGAAAGCAGAGGTGTAATCATCGAATTCGTCGGCGTCTG GGATACGGTGAACTCGGTCGGCACGGTCAGCGCGCGGAAGCTCCCGTTCACTGCGAGCAATGGCTCTGTGCGCACGTTTAGGCATGCGGTTGCTCTTGATGAGCATCGCTCGCGATTCCGCTCTAATATGTGGAATCCTCCCAAGACGGATCCGAAGAAGCAGCCGTGGCCCTTGGTAACTGATGTTGACCAGGTCTGGTTTGCTGGTGCTCATTGTG ACGTCGGAGGAGGATCTG TTCCCAATGGTACTCGCCCTAACTTGGCGCACATCGCTCTGAGGTGGATGGTCCGCGAATGCTTTAAAACGAAGAATGGCATGACATTCGATCCAGCGGAGATTAGATCCATTGGAATTAACCCAGACATGCTCTACCCCAAGGTGGTGGAGCGCCCTGCTGCCCTCGAGCCCACACCAGACTTGAAGCCGTCGACAGACACCATCAAAAAACCGGGCGTCATCCAGAGCGCTGGGTCGTGGCTCAAAAGCTGGTTCGTCACCCCTCCCGAACCTGAGAAGCCAGACTATAGCGTGTACGAGACCTACAGCGAGGAGAAGCTCGACCTCATCGACGCGCTCGCGCCGATATACGACCAGCTCATTGTCAACAAGGCAAAGTGGTGGCTTCTGGAGAATACGTGGTTGAAGGGGTACTCCCCACAGGAGAAACGCGATGTATGGCGAAGGAACTTGGGACGTGGGCGCACGATTCTCCCGCCTGTTGATGCTGAGCTCACGGACCCGGTGAAGGCGAAAGCGAAGCATCAGGTCCCTCTGGATCCACGATGGGCGAAGCTTCGTGTTCATAGGACGGTACGCACGCGTATGGCGTGTGCAGGGGATGATAAGAATCCGCCGTATATTCCGAAAGCGCTTATGAATGGAGAAACTACGTTGGATAAGTTGGATCCTGAGCTGATTCAATGGGTGGATTAA